The following coding sequences lie in one Flavobacteriales bacterium genomic window:
- a CDS encoding integration host factor subunit beta, whose product MTKADIVTKISDKTGIEKLAVQRTVEEFMKEVRKSLEGGKNVYLRGFGSFVVKKRAQKTGRNISKNTTIIIPEHFIPSFKPAKSFAEKVKKNVKTK is encoded by the coding sequence ATGACAAAAGCAGACATAGTAACGAAGATTTCAGACAAGACAGGTATAGAAAAATTAGCTGTTCAGAGAACTGTTGAAGAGTTTATGAAAGAAGTAAGAAAATCTCTAGAAGGTGGTAAAAATGTTTATCTAAGAGGGTTTGGAAGTTTTGTGGTAAAGAAAAGAGCACAAAAAACAGGTAGAAATATTTCTAAAAATACAACCATTATCATTCCAGAACACTTTATTCCTTCATTTAAACCAGCTAAATCTTTTGCTGAAAAAGTGAAGAAAAATGTGAAAACGAAATAA
- a CDS encoding 6,7-dimethyl-8-ribityllumazine synthase — protein MATANKNLSDYDVNSIPNAKKMRFAIVVAEWNINITSNLLKGAYDTLIKHGAQKKNINVKYVPGSFELAVAAQTILEKTEVDAVICLGSVIQGDTKHFDFVCQATALGIKDVSLMYNTPVIFGVLTDNTLQQAIDRSGGKHGNKGDEAAITAIKMVHFQKEI, from the coding sequence ATGGCTACAGCAAACAAAAATTTATCGGATTACGATGTAAATAGCATTCCAAATGCTAAAAAGATGCGTTTTGCTATAGTTGTTGCAGAATGGAACATCAACATAACCTCTAACCTTTTAAAAGGTGCTTACGATACGTTAATTAAACACGGAGCACAAAAGAAAAACATTAACGTTAAATATGTTCCAGGTAGTTTTGAGTTAGCAGTTGCTGCACAAACCATTTTAGAAAAAACCGAAGTTGATGCTGTTATTTGTTTAGGTAGTGTAATACAAGGCGATACCAAACATTTTGATTTTGTATGCCAAGCTACAGCATTAGGAATTAAAGACGTATCGTTAATGTACAATACCCCTGTAATTTTTGGTGTTTTAACCGACAACACCTTACAACAAGCCATTGACCGCTCTGGTGGAAAACATGGGAACAAAGGTGATGAAGCTGCCATTACTGCCATTAAAATGGTTCATTTCCAAAAAGAAATCTAG
- a CDS encoding Rne/Rng family ribonuclease: MSVELIIDSSPKEVVIAILRDGKLLELHKEKNNNNFSVGDIYLAKVKKIMPGLNATFVNVGYEKDAFLHYLDLGPNFHSFVKYTKGVTGGALNSSALDFKFEPEIEKSGKIEKVLKSNEQILVQIAKEPISTKGPRLSSEISIAGRYLVLVPFADKVSVSQKIKDADERDRLIRLIKSIKPKGFGVIVRTVAKNKKVADLHADMLDLTNRWEICYNALKNGHAPKKVLGELDRTSALLRDLLNSDFNNIHVNDETLYGELKTYLHTIAPDKEKIVKFYSGKMPIFDNFGVERQIKSLFGRNVTLKSGIYLIIEHTEALHVIDVNSGQRGKRKDSSQEQNALEVNLEAAEEIARQLRLRDMGGIVVVDFIDMKESENRHLLYEKMKEFMKDDRAKHNILPPSKFGLVQITRQRVRPEMEIKTAEKCPSCGGSGEVQSTLLLVDEIENNIRYIAQQLKVKKLNITVHPFLEAFINKRKGLFSSLRKEWEGKFKCSIEIMPSSSYNFLEYKFFDAKDEEIHL; the protein is encoded by the coding sequence ATGAGTGTTGAACTAATCATCGATTCTTCACCTAAGGAAGTTGTTATTGCCATTCTGCGTGATGGAAAATTACTTGAATTACACAAGGAGAAAAACAATAATAATTTTTCGGTAGGCGACATATATTTGGCCAAGGTAAAAAAAATTATGCCTGGGCTAAATGCTACTTTCGTAAACGTTGGGTACGAAAAGGATGCCTTTTTGCATTATTTAGATTTAGGTCCAAATTTTCATTCGTTTGTAAAATATACCAAAGGAGTAACTGGTGGAGCTTTAAATAGTTCTGCTTTAGATTTTAAGTTTGAACCCGAAATTGAAAAATCAGGTAAAATTGAAAAAGTATTAAAATCGAACGAGCAGATATTGGTTCAAATTGCTAAAGAACCCATTTCTACCAAAGGTCCACGATTAAGTTCTGAAATTTCTATTGCTGGTCGATACTTGGTGTTGGTTCCGTTTGCCGACAAAGTTTCTGTTTCTCAAAAAATTAAGGATGCTGATGAACGCGATCGTTTAATACGATTAATAAAAAGTATTAAACCTAAAGGGTTTGGTGTAATTGTCCGTACGGTAGCTAAAAACAAAAAAGTGGCAGATTTACATGCCGACATGTTGGATTTAACCAATCGTTGGGAAATATGTTACAATGCACTAAAAAATGGTCATGCACCTAAAAAAGTATTGGGTGAGTTAGACCGAACATCAGCGCTGTTAAGGGATTTATTAAATAGCGATTTTAATAATATTCATGTTAACGACGAAACACTTTATGGTGAGCTAAAAACCTACTTGCATACCATTGCTCCTGATAAAGAAAAGATTGTAAAATTCTATTCGGGCAAAATGCCCATATTCGACAATTTTGGGGTTGAACGACAAATAAAATCGTTGTTTGGACGTAATGTAACCTTAAAATCGGGTATATACTTAATTATAGAACACACTGAAGCTTTGCACGTTATTGATGTAAATAGTGGGCAACGTGGAAAAAGAAAAGATAGTTCGCAAGAACAAAATGCACTTGAAGTAAACCTTGAAGCAGCCGAAGAAATTGCTCGTCAGTTGCGTTTGCGTGATATGGGAGGTATTGTGGTGGTTGATTTTATTGATATGAAAGAATCGGAAAACCGACACCTTTTGTATGAAAAAATGAAGGAATTCATGAAAGACGACCGAGCTAAACACAACATTTTGCCTCCAAGCAAATTTGGTTTAGTACAAATTACTCGTCAGCGAGTACGTCCAGAAATGGAAATAAAAACGGCTGAAAAATGCCCGAGTTGTGGTGGTAGCGGAGAAGTGCAATCGACCTTGTTGTTGGTGGATGAAATAGAGAACAACATCAGATACATTGCACAGCAATTGAAGGTGAAAAAATTAAACATTACGGTTCATCCATTTTTAGAGGCATTTATTAATAAGCGTAAAGGCTTGTTTTCATCGCTTCGAAAAGAGTGGGAGGGTAAGTTTAAATGTAGCATTGAAATTATGCCTTCATCTTCATACAATTTCTTGGAATACAAATTTTTTGATGCTAAAGACGAAGAAATTCACCTTTAA